From Bacillus basilensis, a single genomic window includes:
- a CDS encoding HAD family hydrolase, with product MQKYIVFDFDGTLVDSQNIFVPIYNQLAEKHGYKTVREEEIEYLRKLTMPERGKQLDVPLYKLPILALEFYKMYQPAIKDLVLFHGMKDVLDELHKKGYGIAVISSNSEEHIRAFLHNNDIENIQEVYCSKNLFGKDKMIKRFLKSKKITEKDMLYVGDEQRDVAACKKAGVNVIWVSWGYDVIETVKKDAPDFMVNTPMEIVQVVQGRILNMNTLRKGIHHIKFWVAN from the coding sequence ATGCAAAAATATATTGTTTTTGACTTTGATGGCACATTAGTAGATTCACAAAATATATTTGTACCAATTTATAATCAACTTGCTGAAAAGCACGGATATAAAACGGTAAGGGAAGAAGAAATTGAGTATTTACGTAAATTAACGATGCCAGAGAGAGGTAAACAGCTCGATGTACCACTGTATAAACTACCAATTTTAGCGCTGGAGTTTTATAAAATGTACCAACCGGCTATAAAAGACCTCGTTTTATTTCATGGGATGAAGGATGTATTAGATGAACTACATAAAAAAGGCTATGGAATTGCGGTCATATCCTCTAATTCAGAAGAGCATATTCGGGCATTTTTACACAATAATGATATAGAAAATATTCAAGAAGTATATTGCTCTAAAAACTTGTTCGGTAAAGATAAAATGATTAAAAGGTTTTTAAAATCGAAAAAGATAACAGAGAAAGATATGTTATATGTCGGTGATGAACAGCGAGACGTAGCAGCATGTAAAAAGGCTGGGGTGAATGTAATTTGGGTATCTTGGGGATATGATGTCATTGAAACGGTAAAAAAAGATGCGCCAGATTTTATGGTCAATACGCCGATGGAAATTGTCCAAGTAGTACAGGGGCGTATTCTTAATATGAATACACTTCGAAAAGGTATTCATCATATTAAATTTTGGGTAGCAAATTAA
- a CDS encoding YpjP family protein has product MPNWFRKTLVALITVFTFGLVTPPSILLDNAKAADKPTSTAGQPNLESTSYTYEETNDRLTTDTFITYAMQEAEKQSMQKFGTKIGPVIEDEFKDVVLPKIEEAIAELANDVPEESLQSLAISQRPAGGNNEKIFHVYDTKSGNDLLRFHVRRDHPPQDGYYFNFHYHRFDDGYSGHHELGNIYWNTNVPPKWLS; this is encoded by the coding sequence ATGCCAAATTGGTTTAGAAAAACCTTAGTCGCATTAATTACCGTATTTACATTTGGTTTAGTGACGCCTCCTTCCATATTACTTGATAATGCCAAAGCTGCGGACAAGCCTACGAGCACAGCTGGGCAACCAAATTTGGAGAGCACGTCCTATACATATGAAGAAACGAATGACAGGTTAACCACTGATACTTTTATTACTTATGCGATGCAAGAAGCAGAAAAACAGTCTATGCAAAAGTTTGGTACTAAAATTGGTCCAGTAATTGAAGATGAGTTTAAAGATGTAGTATTACCAAAAATTGAAGAGGCAATTGCTGAACTTGCAAATGATGTACCAGAGGAGTCGTTACAATCATTAGCAATTTCTCAAAGACCGGCTGGTGGAAATAATGAAAAGATTTTTCACGTTTATGATACGAAATCAGGAAATGATTTACTTCGATTTCATGTAAGACGAGATCATCCACCGCAAGATGGTTACTATTTTAATTTCCACTATCATCGTTTTGATGATGGATACTCAGGACATCATGAATTAGGAAATATTTATTGGAATACGAATGTACCGCCAAAATGGCTTTCTTAA
- a CDS encoding aminoglycoside phosphotransferase family protein: MKTITAWQNNIQIVKDAANIEEISKGFSPDKKYIVTTIDDEKYLLRIGDIQEYERRKIEFQILNEMAKRNVQAQRPIEIGILEEESVCYSIFSYLEGEDAKKLLPTYSPKEQYEIGIEAGKDLAKMHTYEAPNDILPWYERAMKKHQKYVEAYKTCGIKIKNDDKIIKFIDENEMYLQNRPNRFQHDDFHLENIIVGDGKYVGIVDFNGYDWGDPLHDFVKIALFARDISIPYAIGQITGYYNGIIPEEFWRLYAVYVGMTVFSSVVWTLRAAPHMLDDTLERLTVVLEDHKDFELLKPIWFQPEKINMK; encoded by the coding sequence ATGAAGACAATTACAGCATGGCAAAACAATATACAAATAGTAAAAGATGCAGCGAATATTGAAGAAATTTCTAAAGGCTTTTCACCTGATAAAAAATATATAGTTACGACAATTGATGATGAAAAATATTTGTTACGGATTGGCGATATACAAGAGTATGAAAGAAGAAAAATAGAGTTTCAAATTTTAAATGAAATGGCAAAACGTAACGTACAGGCACAAAGGCCGATTGAAATAGGTATATTGGAAGAAGAAAGTGTATGCTATAGTATTTTTTCATATTTAGAAGGGGAAGATGCAAAGAAGCTATTGCCTACGTATTCACCAAAAGAACAATATGAAATTGGTATAGAGGCAGGAAAAGATTTAGCAAAAATGCATACATATGAAGCTCCTAATGATATACTTCCATGGTATGAAAGAGCAATGAAAAAACATCAAAAATATGTAGAGGCATATAAAACATGCGGAATAAAAATAAAAAATGATGATAAAATCATTAAGTTTATCGATGAAAATGAAATGTATTTACAAAACCGCCCGAATCGATTTCAACACGATGATTTTCATTTAGAAAATATAATTGTAGGGGATGGGAAATATGTAGGTATTGTTGATTTTAATGGTTATGATTGGGGCGACCCACTCCATGATTTCGTAAAAATTGCACTATTTGCAAGGGACATTAGTATCCCATATGCGATTGGACAAATTACTGGATATTATAACGGAATAATACCTGAGGAGTTCTGGAGATTATATGCGGTGTACGTTGGCATGACGGTTTTCTCTTCAGTTGTCTGGACATTACGAGCAGCACCGCATATGTTAGATGATACGTTAGAACGTCTTACTGTAGTTTTAGAGGATCATAAAGATTTTGAGCTATTAAAGCCCATTTGGTTTCAACCAGAAAAGATTAATATGAAATAG